The genome window ACTCCCATTCTGCGAATATTATCTGCGAAAAAGCGAACTTCCGTTCCGCGGATATTTATAGAGGATCCactaaaagaaaatttgaatctGAACCATTAAAATATAGATTTAACGGCTCACGTATAGTGTGTTAGATAACACTCCCGACATATGGTTGTCAGGAAACAGGACCCTCGAGAAAGAATTGCTATGAAGGATAAACAGATTTTTAATCACAGAAATTTCAAAAGCAAAAAGTTGAGTGAAAGCAACCGGGAGAATAGTACTCCAGTAGTAGGAAGAGATGGTCCAAACGGGAAGATTCTCATGTCAGGAGAGATCTTGGAGATGGGACCCTAGAATgtcttcttgttaaaaaaagtacCGCAATGCTTCCGATACAGATTGCCCTTACAACCCATCATCATCTTTCTGGGTAAATATTGATTCTCTGTTTCTGAATTCTGCCATCATATCCTAACTACCATTCATGCAAAACAATGCAACGTGTGATAGATCGAGAATTTTAGTTAaagtaaaattaataaaattgtaaaatagttcataaaatttaattacgTATTAATCAGAATTTACTTAATAAATCGGGAATCTTCGAACAACAGTctcattattaaatatatttgtgtttatataggtgGGATGAAAGAAGTTCAGTAGTGACCCCAGATGAAGAAGTGTTCTACTTGGTGGCTCTGCTTAGGTCCGCACTGGATGGTGGTGAGGAAACACAAACTTTGAAATATCTAAGCGATCAGAACCGTCAGATCTTGAGATTTTGTGACGATGCTGGGATCAAGATCAAGCAATACCTGCCTCATTACAACACTCAGAAACAATGGATGGATCATTTTGGAGATAAGTGGCCCACCATTTATCAACGCAAGATGGAATTCGACCCTAAACATATTTTAGCAACGGGCCAGCGTATATTTCAGCCCAATTTCAGAACTTATACGGGTTCACTGTAATATGGGCCAACAACACATGCTAACCCAATTGAGTTATGTACATATTCATGGAAATCCTTTTCTTATTAACATGTCAGTGAAATCTACTAGGTAGAATTGCCGTATATACATTATCTACTAGTTTCTTCTGAATTGTATGATTTTATCTTCAATAGTAAAAAAACATCTAATAGACATTTTTACATAAAACCAATGTTCTAAAAGTCGacgattaatcgctgttcggtcggccaccgtctcgattaagcaTTAATCGGTTCTTCCTAGAATATCGATCAAAGACaggattaatcggtcaaaagaCGGTAAAATCGGCAAAAATcggtaaaattaaaaaaaattaaaaatcatagtaaagaaatttaaaatttaaaaattaatttaaagacACATTTTACTATAGTCTTATGAATTGGcctaaatatttagaaaatagatATTTTGTAGATAAgatcattgattttttttaatttatagaattatatgattataaatctattgtaaatataaatataaatataaatatatttatatttttctttaaattgattccgattaatcactccgattaatccccgattatccgattaatcgctagacGGTGCCTTTGCCGACTAAGTCTGATTCccgttttttacaacactgcatAAAACTGGATGacctaaatcaaaatttcaggAATGTCGGTGGCGATgggaaaaatcattttattgtcaagaatatttatattttgtttgttaagcaatttgaaaataaaatgacaaattatttatttcatttttattttccaaTTAGATTGTGTTGTCGATTCGGAGATTTGTCTTCACTGTGTTTTAGTGTTTTAATGAATACATTTTGtcagaaaaaatatcaaaattttcaattgaTAGATGTAATGATGGAAACTTATctgtttttatattaattaaataataataaaacaatactttaaacatttttcatcatatatatatatatacctgaaTTTTGACGCTTTACAATTACTTGGCGGAAGACATATACGCCATGTGACGGAGTTTAAAATAACGACTTATGATTTAACATGATTTAAtgataaattgataatttaaaatatctgtttagttaattccaatttattaatgatttatgaattattaataaaaataataaataaaaataatttacgaaTGACTTATCATTTGAGGATTTTTTTCATCAAGAacaagaattttaaataattaagacaAAACGATGAATTTTActctcactatttttttttaaatatgagataatatatattattatctttttcttatattatcttcaaatttttccaaaacacttatttattttattacagACTActcatttttgttttaaaattcatcTTGTCTAAATTCTTTTTCCACTAACTACGTCTTTAGCTTAAACCCTGCTCCCGAGTTATAACTAGGGAGGGAAATAAGTGAAAAAAGAAGTAAAGTTATGTAACTTTCACTTCTGTTTATTTGTGCTTCAGAGTTTTTTTAAAGGAGGAAAACAAGTGAAAGTGGAAATATATCATACTCACACTCGAAAAGTGGGACGAAATGCTTTCACGTTCATTCATTTGTTTTCCCTCCCACAAAGACCCAGGAGCAGGGCCTTGTCTTAATTCCAATAAAACTCTCACAGACTCTTTATCGATTTACCTATTAATTtatctttatcttttttttcttttcctagttcatatatcaatataatataatataaatgacAAAGACTAGTGAGTACAAAGACTAGTTTGGGGTTGACattcttaaaaatatactccctccgtccctctgatttttatacacttttcttctCTGGATGTCtcactcaattctatacattacaaaactttctcAAAATggtaactttttataatataaaaatcccaaccATCCACTATTTTCATCCACTTTTACAAATCTATCAGttatatattgatgggtcccaccactttactcacttttccttctttttcctCTCACTTTATattactttatacatttttgagagtactaattttcaaaatatctcatttattttatgttatatttattaACTGAAAGTTTCCTCTAAAGATGTTTTAAGAAGATTTGAATAGATAGGACTTGGAATACTATGATATACGAATTTTATCGAGAAAGGTAGAATGTTCGGGGATAGTTGTAGAATAGACTTTGGGGAGGATGAGAACGGTGGGCAGTGCTTTACCAAATTATTCTACACTTTTTGCTGAGGATCTGATCCCGCACTCagaaattcttaaaataaaacaaatggGATGGAgtattgataaaaataaataaaagaacgGTTTTTTATGGTGTGTCCATGGACACAtaacaaacataaaatttgatattttttcatattttaattagctTACATTCTTTTAATCCATaccaataaaaacacatcaaatttATGAGTTTTCGTACTTAGCATGTACTCATATACAATTCACATCAAGCAcaccaataaaaacacatcaaatttAAGTTTTCGTACTTAGCATGTAGTAATATACAATGCCATAAAAGAAATGAACAAATCAGTCTAACAGTTGCAACAAAACCAAGGGACCAAGACCTCTTCCCTGCGCTGTATATTTAAACACATCTGTCTGTATCTCTATATGTACCTGTATATCAAAAAGCCATGACCAGCCCTTCAGCTTCTACTCCCAAGGTTTTCAATCATTCTCACTTATTACTTGCTACCTTTACTTTTCTGATTCCCTGATTCTATACTCATACACATATTGTTTGATTATCTTCAGGCTTTGAGCAAGATCGCTTGCAATCGTTTACAGAAGGAGCTAGTTGAATGGCAAGTTAATCCGCCTGTTGGCTTTAAGCACAAAGTTACTGATGATCTTCAAAGgttctttctttctttatttcATCTTATATTTTTCGATTATTTTGTTTACTTTTGTTCACTTGATTATTGTTTtgatgaatttaatattattatactgtGTTATGGAGTAAAGATGGGTAATTGAAGTGAATGGTGCACCTGGGACTTTGTATGCTAATGAAACCTTCCAGCTTCAAGTTGATTTTCCTGAGCATTATCCCATGGAAGCTCCACAGGttgattttttctttctttgagtTTTATTAGTTTTCGTGTTTTGTTTGTGCTCTGCTATTATATGACCACTATGGAATTTAGCAGGGGTTGGAAAAGGCTCGAAGTTTAGTGTTTCATTTACGTTTGATCTATCTACGGTGTCTAAATAATAGTCTAGATTGTTTATAGTGTTGCTATTCCGTGTAAATTGAATTACTTGAGGTCTTTTTCCTACTAGATGAACTTGTAAGAAGTTATTCTGAATTAGATTTGGGTATTTGCAATAAAAGCACTATATATTTTGAGCTTGAAGATTTTGACAATTTTGTCGTTACATGGATTACATCTCTGTCTGTTATCACATAACTAGAGGAATCAAGATAGATACCATAGCTTCACTAATGATGACTTAAACAGTACTTTAGGCTTGAACTAGAACATCAATTCTCTCGCTTAATCGTTGACTTATGAATCGTGTCAAATTTGATAATGTTCATGGTGaagaaaaatatttgtatatggACATTAGTTTACTTATATTGGGGCAACCAGACAGAGAACCCTGGACAAGTCATAGAATTCTAGAATtgacaaatttaataatttttctagCTCAGTTAAATTACAATTTCATTAGAATTGCATTAGTTTGCAATCTAGCATGTTAATATAAGCCATCCTATTTTCCATTTTCTAGAGTTAGTAAGGCGTTATGTAATGGATCTTTAATGTTAAATTTGGACAGGTTGTTTTTATCCCTCCGGCTCCACTTCATCCTCACATATATAGCAATGGTCACATCTGTTTAGGTTCGTTTCTCCACTGTTTTGAGTAACATAATTTTATTACTTTGGTTATATATGCAAATTATGTTGGCCAAGTAAGTTTGTGGTTGATTTAATATTCTTTGCTTGCTGTGTATACTGAGCACCTTAAGTATTATAATGACTTGGTGAAGTGCAGACACACATACACAATTAACTTATTTTGTGGGATTATGCTTTTCCATATGTTTCAAATTAAATAGCATTGCCAGCATGATACATCAGTCTTTATGGTGTGTGTTATATACTTCATGTCTTGTGGGCCTGTGACACCATAAAATGAGGAAGACAAAATGGCAGAGTTCCAGAGGGCTTAGATCCAAGGGCCATTTGAAGTTTATAACCACATtccatatttacatattactaTTCGGGCTTGAACCCATTCTTCCTTCTAAGTTATGACCTGAGCCCAATCTACTTGTGTTCTACCATTAAGGCTAACTTCATTTCATGGTCCACCCAAATGGGCCTAATCATGTTTGTCACGATGTTTGACTAGTTTAGGTATTACGTCGACCGGGAGAAAACCCATATTTCGGGTGACTAGACTGACTGGTCGACTGGACCCAAACTCGTTTAAAACTTggtcaaaacaaaaaaaaaacaatcaccCAGCCGTAATTTCCAGATAGAGCAACATGTAAGAAGAGAAACGGTTACGAGTTCATCAGTTAAGGCTTCTTCAACGATTCCAGATCTTCTTCTGCCGAACTGCTCCTCTGTTTTCTTCATAGTTCATGACATCCTGCTATGTTTTTACTTGACATCCGGCTATGTTCTTACACATTAAACTtgctatctcttttttttttttgctaataaaATTGCATAAATTATGTTCATAAATTCAAGTTACTTTGTTAATTACTTGTTGGTTGtcacataattaaaaaaatacaagatTTTAGTAGATGTTGGAAACTTGGATTAGAAgcctaaattatataatatgtgtgtgtgtgtgtgtgtgtattaatattatatttaattataactatattttttgtCAACCAGTCTAGGACTAGTCAACTAGCCAGAGGTTCATCGACTCGCCTCGACTTAGTGCTGTGACAACCATGGCCCTAGACGGACCTCAGCCTTCACTTCTCCTTGAGCCCCATTAAGAAACTGGCCCAAGGACAATTCCTCAGATACGTTGTCTAAGACAATCTCTAATCATATAGAGTCCTTAGCTTAAAGTAGTTAAAAgatactataaataaaaatatagaaatcgtgtaaaaaaattcaactccaGTGAGATATTTCctttatctataaattttaagTTAACCTCTGAATGttgttggctatatttgtcgaacctctagaCACTTGTAAGAAGAATCCACATCATCTATTgccatattaaaatgatatattctatttataacaacttaaataatattacaaactattttaaaatattgctaatcaatatagccagtaccgtCGAAGCATAAcgcttttcaattttttttatataatcagtatttaatattattttagcgAATTATGTTAGCCAACCCTAATGGAAATGCTCTAATTGAGCTAATGAATCATTAAATTTCTACTGATATTCCGAAACTCTCCCCTCCTGACTATGGTCTAGCCACTGTTCTTGCAAAGTACTAGCGGCGTACGATATGAATTGCTTTTGGGGAAGTGATTTTACCTGATCCCCACATTCAATCGCCGGCGTCGATGCTCCCCACATTCATCAATTGAGGGCTCTGATGCCATATTTGCAATGGATTGAAATAAAACACAATATAAAGACAACTGATTTAACACATTTGAGAATTTTAAAGTATTTGGGAAAATAAAAGTGAACTGTATTTGAAAGATAAGAACAAAATATGACTCCTCTTGATGCACAACCAACGGTAAACACCAATGTGTTTTAGCCAATATTTTGAGAGAATTGCACTCTCCCACAAGACAGTTACCAAAAAGCATGCCCTCCTGAATCCATTTTTGTCAATGTATATCTACTTTGCtttgtttctatttttcttgTTAATTAGCTCTTTTTCCCATGGTTTTGCTTTATATTCCCTTGCCTCGTCCTTATACCCCCTCCTAGAAAATGTGGACAGCACAGGTGGCTTCTGTGCGGGTCCCTGCACACTTGTCCTAGCATCTGTGC of Daucus carota subsp. sativus chromosome 3, DH1 v3.0, whole genome shotgun sequence contains these proteins:
- the LOC108211081 gene encoding probable ubiquitin-conjugating enzyme E2 18 — translated: MTSPSASTPKALSKIACNRLQKELVEWQVNPPVGFKHKVTDDLQRWVIEVNGAPGTLYANETFQLQVDFPEHYPMEAPQVVFIPPAPLHPHIYSNGHICLDILYDSWSPAMTVSSVCISILSMLSSSTEKQRPADNDRYVKKCRNGRSPKETRWWFHDDKV